From Domibacillus sp. DTU_2020_1001157_1_SI_ALB_TIR_016, a single genomic window includes:
- a CDS encoding S-layer homology domain-containing protein, whose product MGYKNHSYRKFVASAATATVVASAVTPAFAALPFTDVSGRYTEAVEYLVDNQITNGISKTQFGTNLTIKRVDAAVMIAKALELDTTNAPNAGFTDLPDRAVPYVNALKAAGIVNGKTATTFGSNQDITRGELAIILSRAYDLKGDVDNLKFTDVSDRYDEAVAALVDNGLTTGKTATSFGTNDPVKRGEMAIFLYRTPIDIEEPAVKSVKPQNAKQITVTFNTELNKDTLAASLFTLNNTAASKAVLSEDGKTVLLTFDGGAEVKDGVLVVNPIAIKADTAIKTAKYTSVFTYEDTVKPFVTGTSYSNGVITLTFSEELSEAPAVIRVDGTPVAAGDVKLNTSDKTKVEITKTLDAGDSASLYVAGAADASAAKHEMDLYNGSVSAPTTDTNKPHVTGVEVTGQNTAKVTVSEAITQGTVKATLQQGADQTAVTLVKDTTDASGKTYNLTVAGDLFSEDSTSETFTLYIAKDAMSDLSGLKNDLFQAALTFVKDAQAPVLASSKVTEGNKALSFTFDEAVTMSGSLSAIDIRNADGVKFTAKGGTLSEDKKTYTVKITDADAAIAAGTYTVSFPSSYFADAYGNKTAAIKDTFTIGETTSTDTVKPEASVTTAGTNTFKVTFNEEVTSSALTLSNYRLDGTALPAGTDIYFTDSTKKAVMIELPEGAINIGDQSTGAPAVLNVAAAADKAGNVMTAANFVVTVKDNTPAVVMDVKTVGTAVVVTFSEAVKVEGATAESAIDANDVFDIKVGSTTAEAGTVTVVSGNEKQVQFNLASSPASAPTVAIKDAQTALKDANGVTVK is encoded by the coding sequence ATGGGATACAAGAATCATTCATATCGTAAATTTGTAGCATCTGCAGCGACGGCAACAGTTGTTGCATCAGCTGTAACTCCTGCTTTTGCGGCACTGCCGTTTACAGATGTGTCCGGCCGTTATACAGAAGCGGTAGAATATCTGGTAGATAACCAGATTACTAACGGCATTAGCAAAACTCAGTTTGGAACTAACTTAACAATTAAACGTGTAGATGCAGCCGTGATGATTGCAAAAGCACTTGAGCTTGATACAACAAATGCACCGAACGCCGGCTTCACAGATCTTCCTGACCGTGCTGTACCTTATGTAAATGCCCTTAAAGCAGCAGGTATTGTTAACGGGAAAACAGCGACAACGTTTGGTTCAAACCAGGATATTACACGCGGTGAACTTGCGATCATTCTTTCACGTGCGTACGATTTAAAAGGCGATGTTGATAACTTAAAGTTCACAGATGTATCAGACCGTTATGATGAAGCGGTCGCAGCACTTGTGGACAACGGACTTACAACGGGAAAAACAGCTACTTCATTCGGCACAAACGATCCGGTTAAACGTGGCGAAATGGCCATCTTCTTATATCGTACGCCTATTGATATTGAGGAGCCGGCTGTTAAGTCTGTTAAACCACAAAATGCGAAACAAATCACGGTTACTTTTAATACAGAATTGAATAAAGACACGCTTGCAGCTTCTCTTTTCACATTAAACAACACAGCTGCCTCAAAAGCCGTTCTTTCAGAAGATGGCAAAACCGTTCTTTTAACTTTTGATGGCGGCGCTGAAGTCAAAGACGGCGTATTGGTTGTAAACCCAATTGCTATAAAAGCAGATACAGCAATTAAAACAGCGAAATACACATCTGTGTTTACGTATGAAGATACAGTAAAACCATTTGTCACAGGTACTTCTTATTCAAATGGCGTAATTACGTTAACGTTTTCTGAAGAATTAAGCGAAGCACCAGCTGTTATCCGTGTAGATGGCACACCGGTTGCAGCAGGCGATGTGAAACTAAACACGTCAGACAAAACAAAAGTAGAAATTACAAAAACACTTGACGCAGGCGATTCTGCTTCCCTGTATGTCGCTGGTGCAGCAGATGCTTCAGCAGCAAAACACGAAATGGACTTGTACAATGGTTCTGTTTCAGCACCAACAACTGATACAAACAAACCGCATGTAACGGGTGTAGAGGTTACGGGCCAAAACACAGCGAAAGTAACGGTAAGCGAAGCCATTACACAGGGCACAGTGAAAGCAACCCTTCAGCAAGGCGCTGACCAAACAGCTGTGACCCTTGTAAAAGACACAACAGACGCAAGCGGCAAAACATATAACCTGACTGTAGCAGGTGACCTTTTCAGCGAAGATTCAACAAGCGAAACATTTACACTTTACATTGCGAAAGATGCAATGAGCGATCTTTCTGGTTTAAAAAATGATTTGTTCCAGGCTGCTTTAACATTTGTAAAAGACGCGCAGGCTCCAGTCCTTGCTTCTTCTAAAGTAACAGAAGGAAACAAGGCGCTGTCCTTTACATTTGACGAAGCTGTAACCATGTCTGGCTCGCTGTCAGCCATCGATATCCGTAATGCGGACGGTGTAAAGTTCACAGCGAAAGGCGGCACATTGTCTGAAGACAAAAAAACATACACTGTAAAGATTACAGATGCTGACGCAGCCATTGCTGCCGGTACGTATACGGTGTCTTTCCCATCCAGCTATTTTGCTGATGCTTACGGAAACAAAACGGCTGCAATCAAAGACACGTTTACAATTGGTGAAACAACAAGCACAGATACAGTAAAACCGGAAGCATCTGTCACAACAGCAGGCACAAACACATTTAAAGTTACATTTAACGAAGAAGTGACTTCTTCTGCCCTAACGTTGTCTAACTACCGCCTGGACGGAACAGCGCTGCCAGCTGGAACAGACATCTACTTTACTGATTCAACGAAAAAAGCAGTGATGATCGAGCTTCCTGAAGGTGCGATTAACATCGGCGACCAGTCAACAGGCGCTCCTGCTGTTCTAAACGTAGCCGCTGCAGCGGATAAAGCCGGAAACGTAATGACTGCAGCAAACTTTGTTGTAACGGTTAAGGATAACACGCCAGCAGTTGTAATGGATGTGAAAACAGTCGGAACAGCGGTTGTTGTCACATTCTCAGAGGCAGTAAAAGTCGAAGGAGCAACAGCTGAAAGTGCAATAGATGCCAACGACGTATTCGATATTAAAGTGGGCAGCACGACGGCTGAAGCAGGAACTGTGACAGTCGTGAGCGGAAATGAAAAGCAGGTTCAATTCAACCTTGCCTCTTCTCCAGCTTCTGCACCAACTGTAGCAATCAAAGACGCTCAGACGGCATTAAAAGATGCAAATGGCGTTACAGTAAAATAA
- a CDS encoding S-layer homology domain-containing protein, with protein sequence MKKYLWVFTICFCIVSGFHSQVKAAAFSDLGESQRFYKEMMYLEGKAIISGYPDGTFQPDGQVTRAAAAIMIGRALGLDGTQKATKFSDVGADQKASGYIASATARGIISGYPDGRYHPNEAVTRGQMAIFLSRAFGLTKEAAAPFTDVSSSMASYPHIKRIIAENLTSGYEDNTFRPNVKVTRAQFSAFLARALNDDFKVELPPAPVSYLKDKSKTYYYNSDDMGSYSYKFSGRKYFEWNLWDVYEGSKNTYSIVEKEDSKGYYFGYPESESWMMLKYPVKVGQKWSIGYQGFVHTYEITSTTKTITTRAGTFRNVIEVTADDGGVDYYAPNVGLIKVIFEGITKVELIKIQ encoded by the coding sequence GTGAAAAAATATTTATGGGTGTTCACGATCTGCTTTTGCATCGTGAGCGGATTCCATTCACAGGTAAAGGCGGCGGCGTTCAGCGATTTGGGCGAAAGTCAGCGCTTTTACAAAGAAATGATGTATTTAGAAGGTAAAGCGATTATTTCAGGCTATCCGGACGGTACCTTTCAACCGGATGGACAGGTAACGAGAGCCGCAGCGGCGATTATGATCGGGCGGGCATTGGGGCTTGATGGAACCCAGAAAGCGACAAAGTTTTCGGACGTAGGCGCCGATCAAAAAGCGAGCGGCTATATTGCTTCGGCAACAGCCCGCGGGATTATCAGCGGTTATCCGGATGGGCGCTATCATCCGAACGAAGCGGTGACACGGGGACAAATGGCGATCTTTTTATCAAGAGCATTCGGGCTGACAAAAGAAGCGGCGGCTCCTTTTACAGACGTGTCCTCTTCCATGGCCAGCTATCCGCATATTAAAAGAATTATTGCTGAAAATTTGACATCCGGTTACGAAGACAATACATTTCGTCCGAATGTGAAAGTCACACGCGCTCAATTTTCTGCTTTTCTGGCAAGAGCGTTAAACGATGACTTCAAAGTAGAACTGCCGCCTGCCCCGGTAAGCTATTTAAAGGATAAAAGCAAAACCTACTATTATAATTCCGATGACATGGGCAGCTACTCTTATAAATTCTCAGGCCGGAAATACTTTGAGTGGAATCTGTGGGATGTATATGAAGGAAGCAAAAACACCTATTCCATCGTAGAGAAAGAAGACAGCAAAGGCTATTACTTCGGCTATCCCGAATCAGAATCGTGGATGATGTTAAAATATCCGGTTAAAGTGGGCCAAAAATGGAGTATTGGTTATCAAGGATTTGTGCATACATATGAAATCACATCTACCACAAAAACGATCACAACACGGGCCGGAACGTTCCGCAATGTGATCGAAGTAACCGCAGATGATGGCGGAGTAGATTATTATGCACCGAACGTCGGCCTCATCAAAGTGATTTTTGAAGGAATTACAAAAGTAGAGCTGATCAAAATTCAATAA
- a CDS encoding DEAD/DEAH box helicase: MQTSLKTYRCPLTLTNKAKEKMRELGLEERSFFSLEASFMVYIEKYPPSADRLLSVALFFDNNANKRLATASGNAVIVLHCVAEKDRFIATNVTARASHTPVQTNWRRPASIAFQETRREMPLDLLRAIHDMPVAKESSEYVKKRIASWEGYLTIQERDADIPDITAGYAGLTFNGDFSRVTLTGCRLKEEEWKLLKDLSVKFRGMDQDAGKVLRANRGAGTVEIELSGPVAERARKQQFTTAQKEIVFSNFATLSQVKRLRQGFKHLEEGLAANPDLERILFEKKPPLRPPKKLGNLQFHNRLNEFQQRAVTGAMEAEDLYVIQGPPGTGKTTVISEICLQNARAGLRTLVASQSNLAVDNALGRLLANKDIRILRVGRTESIEEEGKKFIEENVGQYWKDHTLHEVSAQFEARKKREAEIEAEWAENEREQERLKPLLAQAEAAVAEKKRAAGLYEEGQFFLQNEQQRLKEAEAELLALQKREEEIEQALRLLAASIEKAEAFLAGEPGLDDIQREWEALQKEIEALHHSLACEELQEEIERKGRSLQEAAADEAHYIQVLQQAEAVYAKASDVKRIDALKWLMLEQNIERSPRIIQLLEELDHLRGEMNQLTKLRAYNDQLNKAVSYMEGLLARYNIPLGELQQRAGRTSSSHSAEEIDGFLNRLRAVLKSGPNIDPRRGAEFLEGLYIRRHFVWRRAKRLRSYEEYKQKARDAFLFLKRNVIEQLRQKQEDERTAYESLRQTLHRQRTELEALEQKYRQMVSLGEPIPNAKETLDQQETRALLLEKKKQKLEETEQRIEEDQREQAQKSTEREAAAQERAQVEAQMETMQNAIREKEEELAPLEAILNTNPEAEHEELLKQMASLSFTKESLKQERQRLPLFQSIQGEWLSLLQEASDHDLDEIRKLYVKHANVIGTTCVASARKDFIGSYPVFDVVIIDEVSKATPPELLLPMLKGKKVILVGDHHQLPPLLGNDTLEETLQELAEENKEFAGKAELKGLLEESLFERLFKSVPDTNKTMLAIQYRMHENIMETITPFYEGEKDRLQCGLPDSDAVRDHLLESPLIRRNNHLLWLDMPNEPAFFEERMKGGKSLYNPAELREIGSLLKELDEATAQAIEAGRMNAEEKKSVGVISFYGEQVKKLNRLIEQELGLQHLTIRTGTVDRFQGMEMDVIILSMVRNHQNKHDDIGFARDYRRLNVALSRARELLVLVGSTKMFTERTKQAGTRKMYKHVLETAERQNGVRVFEESRG, from the coding sequence GTGCAAACGAGCTTAAAAACATACAGATGTCCACTGACGCTGACGAATAAAGCGAAGGAGAAAATGCGGGAGCTCGGGCTGGAGGAGCGCTCGTTTTTTTCGTTGGAAGCGTCTTTTATGGTTTATATAGAAAAGTATCCGCCGTCTGCGGACCGGCTTTTGTCTGTTGCGCTGTTTTTTGATAACAACGCCAATAAACGGCTGGCAACAGCGAGCGGCAATGCGGTCATTGTGCTGCACTGTGTAGCAGAAAAAGACCGGTTTATTGCGACAAATGTGACGGCGCGTGCCTCTCATACACCGGTGCAGACAAACTGGCGCCGCCCGGCTTCGATTGCCTTTCAGGAAACGCGGCGGGAAATGCCGCTTGATCTGCTTCGCGCCATTCATGATATGCCGGTCGCAAAGGAAAGCTCGGAGTACGTGAAAAAGCGGATTGCGAGCTGGGAAGGCTATTTGACGATCCAGGAACGGGACGCAGATATTCCGGATATTACAGCGGGCTATGCGGGACTGACCTTTAACGGCGACTTCAGTCGGGTGACGCTGACCGGCTGCCGGCTCAAGGAAGAGGAATGGAAGCTGCTCAAAGACTTAAGTGTCAAGTTTAGAGGAATGGACCAGGATGCCGGCAAAGTGCTGCGGGCAAACCGCGGCGCCGGGACGGTCGAAATTGAACTGAGCGGCCCAGTGGCGGAACGTGCGCGGAAGCAGCAGTTTACTACGGCGCAGAAAGAAATAGTGTTCAGCAACTTTGCCACATTAAGCCAGGTAAAGCGGCTACGGCAGGGGTTTAAGCATTTAGAGGAAGGGCTGGCAGCTAATCCGGATCTGGAACGGATTTTATTTGAGAAAAAGCCGCCGCTTCGGCCGCCGAAAAAGCTTGGTAACCTGCAGTTTCATAACCGGCTGAACGAGTTTCAGCAGCGTGCGGTAACAGGTGCCATGGAGGCGGAAGACCTGTATGTGATTCAGGGACCCCCGGGAACCGGAAAAACAACTGTGATTTCGGAAATCTGCCTGCAAAACGCGCGGGCAGGGCTGCGTACGCTGGTCGCTTCCCAATCCAACTTGGCGGTAGATAATGCGCTAGGGCGGCTGTTAGCCAATAAAGATATCCGCATTCTCCGGGTCGGCCGCACGGAAAGCATTGAAGAAGAAGGCAAAAAGTTTATTGAAGAAAACGTCGGCCAGTATTGGAAGGATCATACGCTTCATGAAGTATCCGCTCAATTTGAAGCAAGAAAAAAAAGAGAAGCAGAGATCGAAGCGGAGTGGGCGGAAAATGAACGAGAGCAGGAACGGCTGAAGCCTCTGTTGGCCCAGGCAGAAGCAGCCGTTGCCGAAAAAAAACGAGCAGCGGGCTTATATGAAGAGGGACAGTTCTTTCTCCAAAATGAACAACAGCGTCTGAAGGAAGCAGAAGCCGAACTCCTGGCATTGCAAAAGCGCGAGGAAGAAATCGAGCAGGCTCTCCGTCTATTAGCAGCTTCGATTGAAAAGGCTGAAGCGTTTCTGGCAGGTGAGCCGGGTCTTGACGATATCCAGCGTGAATGGGAAGCTCTTCAAAAAGAAATCGAAGCTCTTCATCATTCGTTGGCCTGTGAAGAACTCCAGGAAGAGATCGAGAGAAAAGGACGATCGCTTCAAGAGGCAGCGGCCGATGAAGCGCATTACATCCAAGTTTTGCAGCAAGCAGAAGCCGTTTATGCAAAAGCATCTGACGTGAAACGGATCGATGCGTTAAAGTGGCTGATGCTCGAGCAAAATATTGAACGGTCGCCCCGTATTATACAGCTGCTGGAGGAACTCGATCATCTTCGCGGGGAGATGAACCAGCTGACAAAGCTGAGAGCGTACAATGATCAGCTCAACAAAGCTGTTTCTTATATGGAAGGGCTGCTCGCAAGATATAACATACCTTTAGGAGAGCTGCAGCAACGTGCAGGCCGCACATCTTCTTCCCACTCCGCAGAGGAAATCGACGGGTTTTTAAACCGGTTAAGAGCCGTGTTAAAAAGCGGGCCGAATATTGATCCGAGACGGGGTGCGGAGTTTTTAGAAGGGCTTTATATCCGTCGCCATTTCGTCTGGCGAAGAGCGAAACGACTGAGATCTTATGAGGAATACAAGCAAAAAGCACGGGATGCTTTCCTCTTTTTAAAGAGAAACGTGATCGAGCAGCTGCGCCAGAAGCAGGAGGATGAAAGAACAGCTTATGAATCACTGCGCCAAACACTCCACAGACAGCGGACAGAGCTTGAAGCACTTGAACAAAAGTACCGGCAGATGGTGTCACTGGGCGAGCCGATTCCAAATGCGAAAGAAACACTCGATCAGCAGGAAACAAGAGCGCTTCTTTTAGAAAAGAAAAAGCAGAAACTTGAAGAAACGGAACAGCGGATCGAAGAAGACCAACGTGAACAAGCGCAAAAATCTACCGAAAGAGAAGCAGCAGCCCAGGAACGTGCTCAGGTAGAAGCGCAAATGGAAACAATGCAAAATGCGATTCGAGAAAAAGAAGAAGAGCTGGCACCTCTTGAAGCGATCTTGAATACGAACCCAGAAGCAGAACATGAAGAGCTGCTGAAGCAAATGGCGAGTCTTTCTTTTACAAAGGAATCGCTCAAGCAGGAACGGCAGCGCCTGCCGCTTTTTCAGTCGATCCAAGGAGAATGGCTGTCTCTGCTTCAGGAAGCGAGCGATCACGATTTGGATGAAATCCGCAAGCTGTATGTAAAGCATGCGAACGTGATCGGCACCACCTGTGTGGCATCCGCGCGCAAGGACTTTATCGGCAGCTATCCGGTTTTTGATGTGGTTATTATTGACGAAGTATCAAAAGCGACGCCACCGGAGCTTCTTTTACCAATGCTAAAAGGAAAGAAAGTCATTTTAGTCGGTGACCATCACCAGCTGCCGCCGCTTTTAGGAAATGACACACTGGAAGAAACGCTGCAGGAGCTGGCGGAAGAAAACAAAGAGTTTGCCGGAAAAGCGGAGCTGAAAGGATTGCTTGAGGAGTCGCTGTTTGAGCGCTTGTTTAAAAGCGTACCGGACACGAACAAAACGATGCTCGCCATTCAGTACCGCATGCATGAAAATATTATGGAAACCATTACGCCATTTTATGAAGGGGAAAAAGACCGGCTTCAATGCGGCCTGCCGGACTCGGATGCAGTGCGCGACCACCTCCTGGAATCGCCGCTCATCCGCCGGAACAATCATTTGCTGTGGCTCGATATGCCGAATGAGCCGGCATTTTTCGAGGAACGCATGAAAGGCGGCAAAAGCTTGTACAACCCGGCGGAGCTGCGGGAAATCGGTTCTCTGCTGAAAGAATTGGATGAAGCAACGGCACAGGCGATAGAAGCCGGCCGGATGAACGCAGAGGAAAAGAAAAGTGTCGGCGTAATCAGCTTTTACGGAGAGCAGGTGAAAAAGTTGAACCGTCTCATTGAACAGGAGTTAGGGCTGCAACACCTGACGATTCGTACAGGAACAGTGGACCGGTTCCAGGGCATGGAGATGGACGTTATTATCTTAAGTATGGTGCGTAATCACCAAAACAAGCATGACGATATCGGCTTTGCCCGAGACTATCGCCGCCTGAACGTCGCCCTCTCAAGAGCAAGAGAGCTGCTTGTGTTAGTCGGCAGTACGAAAATGTTTACCGAGCGGACGAAGCAGGCGGGCACAAGAAAGATGTACAAGCACGTATTAGAAACGGCCGAGCGGCAAAACGGCGTGCGCGTGTTTGAAGAAAGCAGAGGATAA
- a CDS encoding S-layer homology domain-containing protein, whose amino-acid sequence MKKFTALLTSLLLTISLWGHSADAAAFPDVHPNEKAYEAVEEMADRGLISGFPDGTFRQNEPVTRAQSTIFLGRVQGITGYQNVKLPYSDVAPSQAAFPYIAYYAYQNVFELGNRFYPDTKVTRAELARTVVRALGLSGTLDVPFTDVPASHPYASYINALAANGLTNGTGNNQYSPDGIVTRGQMAIFMLNIDNFLGTDEKPDYTIDPSFVPNATEKAIGQLVNEERAKVGLAPVKLANDVSFIARTKSKDMHDRGYFDHNSPTYGSPFDMLTDFGLRYTTAGENIAAGYADAEAVMEGWMNSPGHRSNILNPVFKEIGVGVYNRYYTQMFITR is encoded by the coding sequence ATGAAGAAATTCACCGCTTTGTTGACCAGCCTTCTTTTGACCATCTCTCTCTGGGGCCATTCGGCAGATGCCGCCGCCTTCCCGGACGTACATCCAAATGAAAAAGCGTATGAAGCGGTAGAAGAAATGGCTGACCGCGGACTGATTTCCGGTTTCCCTGATGGGACGTTCCGCCAAAACGAGCCGGTCACCCGCGCTCAGAGTACGATTTTTTTAGGACGTGTTCAAGGGATTACAGGCTACCAAAATGTAAAACTTCCGTATTCTGATGTTGCCCCGAGCCAGGCTGCTTTTCCGTACATCGCCTACTATGCTTATCAGAATGTATTCGAGCTTGGCAATCGTTTTTATCCGGACACAAAAGTAACGCGTGCAGAACTTGCCCGCACCGTTGTCAGAGCGCTTGGGTTAAGTGGAACACTTGATGTGCCGTTTACCGATGTACCCGCTTCTCATCCTTACGCTTCCTATATTAATGCACTTGCAGCCAATGGTCTGACAAACGGTACAGGCAATAACCAGTACAGTCCGGACGGCATTGTCACACGCGGACAGATGGCGATTTTCATGCTGAATATTGATAACTTTTTAGGAACAGATGAAAAACCGGATTACACGATCGATCCTTCCTTTGTGCCGAATGCCACTGAAAAAGCGATTGGACAGCTTGTGAACGAGGAGCGGGCAAAAGTTGGCCTTGCGCCTGTTAAACTGGCAAATGACGTCAGCTTTATCGCGCGGACGAAATCAAAGGATATGCACGACCGGGGTTATTTTGACCACAACTCCCCGACATACGGCAGCCCGTTTGATATGTTAACAGACTTTGGCCTTCGTTACACAACCGCTGGTGAAAACATTGCCGCCGGGTATGCAGATGCAGAAGCCGTGATGGAAGGCTGGATGAACAGTCCCGGACACCGAAGCAATATTTTAAATCCAGTTTTTAAAGAAATCGGCGTCGGGGTTTACAATCGGTACTATACACAGATGTTTATTACAAGATAA
- a CDS encoding S-layer homology domain-containing protein → MKKKWTPAVAAVLAAGVMFSGEEITFAAQAESMPYNVLASKKENQGQTQQFKSIDKQLDKIEEKLLEYKEKMNKIKEEEKQEESDQTEEVVQPVAPAPTETPAETPAETPASNETVTTSADSVEETETDSDDDSMVEEGTEEEQVEKDLEGQPGYRGKFGALENRLNAVSRQVASLSSKGVDAAAVAERQARIDSLKKDVAAVLASIGQIEKDIQAEIKADKTVKEKALKKGVTLTKSWTIKFSKSLGADTLSTLDLVVMDAAGSLVETTFTYSDKTKTITLTPLQPYQKGVTYTLYIGKGIEGANGVPLKHTVKMDFTTTTTGTTAAASIKAAGFSDVSDRYQEAVQAMVDQGITSGVGNDKFGIDQQIKRVDAAVMLAKALKLETGSAPNAGFKDVPQRAQAAVNALVKAGILSGKTATTFGADQTLTRGELAIVLMRTLKLSGDSTTLAFKDVPARYEAAVKAMVANDITNGKTATVFGTTDPVKRGDFAVFFHRAKNQPAQDLEVVEIS, encoded by the coding sequence ATGAAGAAAAAATGGACACCAGCCGTTGCAGCCGTGCTTGCAGCAGGCGTTATGTTTTCAGGAGAAGAAATCACGTTTGCGGCCCAGGCGGAGAGCATGCCGTACAACGTGCTTGCAAGCAAAAAAGAAAATCAGGGCCAGACGCAGCAGTTTAAATCAATCGATAAGCAGCTTGATAAAATCGAAGAAAAGCTGCTCGAATACAAAGAGAAAATGAACAAAATCAAGGAAGAAGAAAAGCAGGAAGAAAGCGATCAAACAGAAGAGGTGGTTCAGCCAGTAGCGCCAGCACCGACAGAAACGCCAGCTGAGACACCGGCTGAAACACCAGCTTCAAATGAAACGGTGACAACAAGCGCTGATTCTGTTGAAGAAACAGAAACAGACAGTGATGATGATTCAATGGTTGAAGAAGGAACAGAAGAAGAACAGGTAGAAAAAGACCTTGAAGGCCAGCCAGGCTACCGTGGGAAGTTCGGCGCACTCGAAAACCGCTTGAACGCTGTTTCCAGGCAGGTCGCATCTCTTTCTTCAAAAGGAGTGGATGCAGCAGCAGTAGCGGAAAGACAAGCGCGCATTGATTCCTTAAAGAAGGACGTAGCAGCAGTTCTTGCATCTATCGGCCAAATTGAAAAAGACATTCAAGCGGAAATCAAAGCGGATAAAACCGTAAAGGAAAAAGCACTGAAAAAAGGCGTCACGCTGACAAAGAGCTGGACAATCAAGTTTAGCAAAAGTTTAGGCGCAGACACATTGTCTACACTGGACCTTGTTGTGATGGATGCAGCGGGAAGCCTTGTAGAAACAACATTCACGTATTCCGACAAAACAAAAACGATTACGCTGACTCCGCTTCAGCCATACCAAAAAGGCGTAACATACACGCTTTACATCGGTAAAGGCATTGAAGGCGCAAACGGCGTACCGCTCAAACATACTGTGAAAATGGACTTCACAACGACAACAACAGGCACAACCGCTGCGGCAAGCATCAAAGCAGCTGGATTCTCTGATGTGTCAGACCGCTACCAGGAAGCGGTACAGGCAATGGTCGACCAGGGGATTACATCCGGTGTTGGCAACGACAAGTTTGGCATCGATCAGCAAATTAAACGGGTCGATGCAGCTGTGATGCTGGCAAAAGCATTAAAGCTTGAGACTGGTTCTGCGCCAAATGCAGGTTTTAAAGACGTACCACAGCGTGCGCAGGCAGCGGTCAACGCACTTGTAAAAGCGGGCATTCTTTCCGGCAAAACAGCGACAACGTTTGGTGCTGATCAAACATTGACACGCGGGGAACTGGCGATTGTTTTAATGCGTACGCTTAAACTGTCGGGCGATTCCACAACACTTGCATTCAAGGATGTGCCGGCACGCTATGAAGCAGCCGTAAAAGCGATGGTTGCAAACGACATTACAAACGGCAAAACAGCGACCGTTTTTGGCACAACCGATCCGGTTAAACGCGGCGACTTTGCGGTGTTCTTCCACAGAGCGAAAAATCAGCCTGCACAAGATTTAGAAGTGGTTGAGATTTCTTAA
- a CDS encoding SH3 domain-containing protein, with protein MKKKKLVSFALAFILAFSAVFSLQPSESKAASAKVGYVSITSGVLNVRSGPGTNYKIIGTLKNNVSVSVYSQSKSGWSEIGFKGKRGYVASKYLRMYSYLMDKTKIYTYKTNGVTFKSSYVGKYNGWDEWQETNPGGTYLVYENNKGLYIGWRASEYYAEIAYPIKVGKTWSDGLEGSGVTYKITGTGGILTTAAGKFRGVVTVKSSAGFINYYAPNTGIIKQTYNGKTTSELIKVTAR; from the coding sequence ATGAAAAAGAAAAAACTTGTTTCTTTCGCTTTAGCTTTTATTCTGGCTTTTTCTGCCGTATTCAGCCTGCAGCCTTCCGAGTCAAAAGCAGCCAGCGCCAAAGTCGGCTATGTCAGTATTACCAGCGGCGTCCTGAATGTCCGGAGCGGTCCGGGAACGAACTACAAAATTATTGGTACACTGAAAAACAACGTGTCTGTATCTGTTTATTCGCAGTCGAAGTCCGGCTGGAGCGAAATTGGTTTTAAAGGCAAGCGCGGCTATGTTGCATCGAAATACTTGCGCATGTACAGCTACTTGATGGACAAAACGAAGATATACACGTATAAAACAAATGGTGTGACATTTAAAAGCTCGTATGTGGGCAAGTACAATGGATGGGATGAGTGGCAGGAAACCAACCCTGGCGGCACTTATCTTGTATATGAAAACAATAAAGGACTTTACATTGGCTGGCGGGCGTCTGAATACTACGCAGAAATTGCTTATCCAATTAAAGTAGGAAAAACGTGGAGTGATGGCCTTGAAGGAAGTGGAGTCACGTATAAAATCACTGGCACCGGCGGTATTCTGACAACCGCAGCCGGCAAGTTCAGAGGTGTTGTCACCGTTAAATCAAGCGCAGGCTTTATCAACTACTATGCCCCTAATACAGGAATCATCAAGCAAACCTACAACGGAAAAACGACCTCTGAGTTGATAAAAGTCACAGCAAGATAA